A region of Oryctolagus cuniculus chromosome 3, mOryCun1.1, whole genome shotgun sequence DNA encodes the following proteins:
- the LOC100350563 gene encoding LOW QUALITY PROTEIN: heat shock protein HSP 90-beta-like (The sequence of the model RefSeq protein was modified relative to this genomic sequence to represent the inferred CDS: inserted 1 base in 1 codon; substituted 1 base at 1 genomic stop codon) — protein sequence MEALQAGGDISMIGQFGIGFYAAYLVAEKVVVITKHDDQEQYAWESSAGGSFTVRADHGEPIGRGTKVILHLKEDQTEYLEERRVKEVVKKHSQFIGYPITLYLEKEREKEISDDEAEEEKGEEKKEEEDKEDEEKPKIEDVGSDEEDDSGKDKKKKTKKIKEKYIDGEELNXTKPIWTRNPDDITQEEYGEFYKSLTNDWEDHLAVKHFSVEGQLEFRALLFIPGRAPFDLFENKKKNNIKLYVRRVFIMDSCDELIPEYLNFIRGVVDSEDLPLNISGEMLQQSKILKVTRKNIMNKCLELFSKLAEDKENYKKFCEAFSKNLKPGIHKDSTNRRRLSELLRYHTSQSGDEMTSLSEYVSRMKETHKSIYYITGESKEQVANSAFVERVRKRGFEVVYMTEPIDEYCVQQLKEFDGKSLVXVTKEVLELPEDEEEKKKMEESKVKFENLCKLMKEMLDKKVEKVTISNRLVSLPCCIVTSTYGWTANMERIMKAQALRGNSTMGYMMAKKHLEINPDHPIVETLRQKAEVDKNNKAVKDLVVLLFETALLSSGFSLEDPQTHSNRICCMIKLGLGIDEDEVAAEEPSAAVLEKIPPLGGDEDASRIEEVD from the exons ATGGAGGCTCTGCAGGCTGGTGGCGACATCTCCATGATCGGGCAGTTTGGCATCGGTTTCTATGCTGCCTACCTGGTGGCCGAGAAGGTGGTCGTGATCACAAAGCACGACGACCAGGAGCAATATGCCTGGGAGTCTTCTGCTGGGGGCTCCTTCACCGTGCGCGCCGACCACGGGGAGCCTATTGGCCGAGGCACCAAGGTGATCCTGCATCTCAAGGAGGACCAGACTGAGTACCTGGAGGAGAGGCGGGTCAAGGAGGTGGTGAAGAAGCACTCGCAGTTCATAGGCTACCCCATCACCCTCTacttggagaaggaaagagaaaaggaaatcagtgatgatgaagcagaggaagaaaaaggcgaggagaaaaaggaggaggaagataaGGAGGACGAGGAGAAGCCCAAGATCGAAGATGTGGGCTCCGATGAGGAAGATGACAGCGGcaaggacaagaaaaagaaaaccaagaagaTCAAGGAGAAGTACATCGATGGGGAAGAACTGAACTAGACCAAGCCCATCTGGACCAGAAACCCTGATGACATCACCCAGGAGGAGTATGGCGAGTTCTACAAGAGCCTCACCAATGACTGGGAGGACCACTTGGCAGTCAAGCACTTCTCTGTGGAAGGTCAGCTGGAATTCAGGGCTTTGCTTTTCATCCCTGGCCGAGCTCCCTTTGACCTCTTTGAGAACAAGAAGAAGAACAACATTAAGCTGTACGTCCGCCGTGTGTTCATCATGGACAGCTGTGATGAGCTGATCCCAGAGTATCTCAACTTCATCCGTGGCGTGGTCGACTCCGAAGACCTGCCCTTGAACATCTCCGGCGAAATGCTGCAGCAGAGCAAGATCTTGAAAGTCACCCGCAAGAACATCATGAACAAGTGCCTCGAGCTCTTCTCCAAGCTGGCGGAAGACAAGGAGAACTACAAGAAGTTCTGCGAGGCCTTCTCCAAGAACTTGAAACCTGGCATCCACAAGGACTCCACCAACCGGCGCCGCCTCTCTGAGCTGCTGCGCTACCACACCTCCCAGTCTGGAGATGAGATGACTTCGCTGTCCGAGTACGTCTCTCGCATGAAGGAGACACACAAGTCCATCTACTACATCACTGGGGAGAGCAAAGAGCAGGTGGCCAACTCAGCTTTCGTGGAGCGCGTGCGGAAGCGGGGCTTCGAGGTGGTGTACATGACAGAGCCGATCGACGAGTACTGCGTGCAGCAGCTCAAGGAGTTCGACGGGAAGAGCCTGG TCGTGACCAAAGAGGTCCTGGAGCTGCCTGAGGacgaggaggagaagaaaaagatggaGGAGAGCAAGGTGAAGTTTGAGAACCTCTGCAAGCTCATGAAGGAGATGCTGGATAAGAAGGTTGAGAAGGTGACAATCTCCAATAGGCTCGTGTCTTTGCCCTGCTGCATCGTGACCAGCACCTACGGCTGGACAGCCAACATGGAGCGGATCatgaaggcccaagcacttcgagGCAACTCTACCATGGGCTACATGATGGCCAAGAAGCACCTGGAGATCAATCCCGACCACCCCATTGTGGAGACGCTGCGGCAGAAGGCCGAGGTGGATAAGAACAACAAAGCAGTCAAGGATCTGGTGGTGCTGCTCTTTGAAACTGCGCTGCTGTCCTCCGGCTTCTCCCTGGAGGATCCCCAGACCCACTCCAACCGCATCTGTTGCATGATCAAGCTAGGCCTAGGCATTGATGAGGATGAGGTGGCAGCAGAGGAACCCAGCGCAGCTGTTCTGGAGAAGATCCCCCCTCTCGGGGGAGACGAGGACGCCTCCCGCATTGAAGAAGTAGACTAG
- the LOC100350327 gene encoding small ribosomal subunit protein uS8-like: MNVLADALKSINNAEKRGKRQVLISPCSKVIVRFLTVMMKHGYIGKFEIIDDHRAGKIVVNLTGRLNKCGVISLRFDVQLKDLEKWQNNLLPSCQFGFIVLTTSAGIMDHEETQ, translated from the coding sequence ATGAACGTCCTGGCCGATGCTCTCAAGAGCATCAACAATGCCGAGAAGAGAGGCAAGCGCCAGGTTCTCATCAGCCCGTGCTCCAAAGTCATCGTCAGGTTTCTGACTGTGATGATGAAGCATGGTTACATTGGCAAGTTTGAAATCATTGATGATCACAGAGCTGGGAAGATCGTGGTGAACCTCACCGGCAGGTTAAACAAGTGCGGAGTGATCAGCCTCAGATTTGACGTGCAGctgaaagatctagaaaaatggcAGAATAATCTGCTTCCATCCTGCCAGTTTGGTTTCATTGTACTGACAACCTCAGCTGGCATCATGGACCATGAAGAAACACAATGA